One Helianthus annuus cultivar XRQ/B chromosome 12, HanXRQr2.0-SUNRISE, whole genome shotgun sequence genomic region harbors:
- the LOC110896532 gene encoding uncharacterized protein LOC110896532, translating into MDEPDQGTNKKSLKRASSSDGVKEHGDEREKQRKCSSSEGLLQISDCGEDRKNNPMESDQDRGSPFVFRREHSRQQVGDDSVTGMLAELKQQSDWIMTSIREIAKAGDVHLPDYPLPL; encoded by the exons ATGGATGAGCCTGACCAAG GCACAAATAAAAAATCTTTGAAGAGAGCTAGTTCATCTGATGGAGTAAAAGAACATGGTGATGAAAGGGAGAAACAAAGGAAGTGTTCGTCATCAGAAGGTCTGCTACAAATTTCAGATTGTGGTGAAGATAGAAAGAACAATCCGATGGAGTCTGATCAAG ATAGAGGGTCGCCTTTTGTATTCCGGAGAGAGCACTCCCGACAGCAGGTCGGGGATGATAGTGTTACAGGAATGCTCGCGGAGCTGAAGCAGCAGAGTGATTGGATAATGACATCCATTCGTGAGATTGCGAAGGCGGGGGATGTTCACTTACCGGATTATCCATTACCCCTTTAA